One window from the genome of Salisaeta longa DSM 21114 encodes:
- the lptB gene encoding LPS export ABC transporter ATP-binding protein yields MTASSSGPEAPLTLRGADLRKRYDKREVVKGVSLSVQEGEIVGLLGPNGAGKTTTFHMIVGMVRPNDGRIYLGGDDITRLPMYKRARRGVGYLAQETSVFRELTVEDNLHAVLEFQDISAEDRRARVEALIREFGLETVRASKGYALSGGERRRTEIARALATRPRFFLLDEPFAGVDPIAVEDIQEIVAGLKARGIGVLITDHNVHETLAITDRAYLLYEGSILKQGTAEELAADPEVRKRYLGEKFSLERY; encoded by the coding sequence ATGACTGCTTCCTCATCCGGTCCGGAGGCCCCGCTCACCCTACGCGGCGCCGACTTGCGCAAGCGCTACGACAAGCGCGAGGTGGTGAAGGGCGTTAGCTTATCGGTGCAAGAAGGCGAGATTGTGGGGCTCTTGGGCCCCAACGGCGCCGGCAAAACGACCACCTTCCACATGATCGTGGGTATGGTGCGCCCCAACGACGGCCGCATTTACCTGGGCGGCGATGACATCACGCGGCTGCCCATGTACAAGCGCGCGCGGCGGGGGGTGGGCTACCTGGCGCAGGAAACATCCGTCTTTCGCGAGCTGACCGTAGAGGACAACCTGCACGCCGTCCTCGAATTTCAAGACATCAGCGCTGAAGATCGGCGCGCGCGTGTGGAGGCCCTCATCAGAGAGTTTGGACTGGAGACCGTACGCGCCTCCAAGGGCTATGCCCTAAGCGGCGGCGAACGACGGCGCACCGAAATTGCCCGGGCCCTGGCCACGCGGCCGCGGTTCTTTCTGCTGGATGAGCCGTTCGCGGGCGTCGACCCCATTGCGGTTGAAGATATTCAAGAAATTGTGGCCGGCCTCAAGGCCCGCGGCATTGGCGTACTCATTACCGACCACAACGTGCACGAGACGCTTGCCATCACCGACCGGGCCTATCTCCTGTACGAAGGATCTATCTTAAAGCAAGGCACCGCCGAGGAACTGGCGGCCGACCCCGAGGTGCGCAAGCGCTACCTTGGCGAGAAGTTTTCGCTGGAACGCTACTGA
- the ansA gene encoding asparaginase, translating into MARILIVYTGGTIGMKKTAQGYAPVPGYLQAQIEALPPFQSDGMPAFEVHAFDPLLDSANMAPRDWLRIAETIRDAYAAYDGFLVVHGTDTMAFTSSALSFMLDPLDKPVVLTGSQIPLAETRNDAQGNLLTALLLLEQYAARLAGVFLHFNDRLYRGNRVTKVNADAFAAFDSPNVPPVGTAGINIEIASEALRPRSPEGPSPDDTAPAVTALGDATVAAFRLFPGLEARYLANVLAPPVQGVVLECYGSGNAPHANTDFLEALREATARGVVIVDVTQPLYGTADLELYATGRALLDAGVVSGYDMTTEAALAKLYYLFEQGHSTDRVAALMQKNLRGELTPPEEEPTSVGKTRRRLARYRQR; encoded by the coding sequence ATGGCGCGCATTCTCATCGTGTACACCGGCGGCACCATCGGGATGAAGAAAACGGCACAGGGCTATGCCCCGGTGCCCGGCTACTTACAGGCGCAAATCGAAGCGCTTCCGCCGTTTCAGAGCGATGGCATGCCGGCGTTTGAGGTGCATGCGTTCGATCCGCTGCTCGACAGCGCGAACATGGCGCCGCGCGACTGGCTGCGCATCGCGGAAACCATCCGCGACGCCTATGCGGCCTACGACGGCTTTTTGGTGGTGCACGGGACCGACACGATGGCGTTTACGTCGTCGGCCCTGTCGTTTATGCTCGATCCGCTCGATAAGCCCGTGGTACTCACCGGGTCGCAGATTCCCCTGGCGGAAACCCGCAACGACGCGCAAGGCAATCTGCTCACGGCGTTGCTGTTGCTGGAACAGTATGCCGCGCGCCTCGCGGGGGTTTTTCTGCACTTTAACGACCGCCTGTACCGCGGCAACCGCGTCACGAAGGTGAATGCCGATGCGTTTGCGGCTTTCGACTCGCCCAACGTGCCGCCGGTGGGCACGGCGGGCATCAATATCGAGATTGCGTCCGAAGCCCTGCGCCCGCGCTCGCCCGAGGGGCCATCGCCCGACGACACGGCGCCCGCGGTTACGGCACTGGGCGATGCCACCGTGGCCGCGTTTCGGCTCTTTCCGGGCCTGGAAGCACGCTACCTTGCCAACGTACTGGCCCCGCCGGTGCAGGGCGTGGTGCTGGAGTGCTACGGCTCGGGCAATGCCCCGCACGCCAACACCGATTTTTTGGAGGCGCTGCGCGAGGCCACGGCCCGCGGCGTCGTCATTGTGGATGTCACCCAGCCGCTCTACGGCACGGCCGACCTGGAGCTCTACGCCACCGGGCGGGCCCTGCTGGACGCCGGCGTGGTGAGCGGGTACGACATGACCACCGAGGCGGCCCTTGCGAAGCTGTACTACCTGTTCGAGCAGGGCCACTCCACCGATCGCGTTGCCGCCCTGATGCAAAAGAATCTTCGGGGCGAGCTCACCCCGCCCGAAGAAGAGCCGACATCGGTAGGCAAGACGCGGCGTCGCCTCGCACGCTACCGGCAGCGCTAG
- a CDS encoding hydroxymethylglutaryl-CoA reductase has product MFVPTALLKQLYTFNSLENTDQGVQFSIKNRLTDATLTELLRVKIAGTPVPLDDLQLITGDGDVYEPGDISKSQPLDFPLRRTMTVVARGIGPLEPGKYGVELAFRSKPFGKLDFAVEDAITEDDDSLPRIPRSSEDDYSEAIIKERQHFAEDFTGKALEHVKHYSYDPHSTKGNIENFVGSAQIPLGLAGPLTVNGEHAQGDFLIPLATSEGTLVASYNRGIKLCNLSGGIKATVVADCMQRAPVFVFNDARETRDFVQWVRAHMDTIREEAEATSSVAKLLYIDEFQSNRFAYLRFNYETGDAAGQNMVGRATFAACGWIIDAYPKPIQHFYLESNFATDKKASQVNVMRTRGKRVTAEAVIDRDVLIQTMRVEPESLHYHCNVATVGAFLSGAHNNGAHSPNAITAMFIATGQDVANVSESSAGVLYSELTDDGDLYVSLTIPSLIVATYGGGTGLATQRECLELMGCYGKNKVKKFAEIVASVALAGELSLGSAISSSDWVSSHESYGRNR; this is encoded by the coding sequence ATGTTCGTTCCTACCGCGCTTCTTAAGCAGCTTTACACCTTCAATAGCCTCGAAAATACCGATCAGGGGGTGCAGTTTTCGATCAAGAACCGGCTGACCGATGCCACGCTAACCGAGCTGCTCCGCGTGAAGATTGCCGGCACGCCGGTTCCGCTCGACGACCTGCAGCTTATCACGGGCGACGGGGACGTCTACGAACCCGGCGACATCTCCAAGAGTCAGCCGCTCGACTTTCCGCTGCGGCGCACCATGACGGTTGTGGCGCGGGGCATTGGGCCGCTGGAGCCCGGCAAGTATGGCGTCGAACTCGCCTTTCGGAGCAAGCCGTTTGGCAAGCTCGACTTTGCCGTTGAGGATGCCATCACCGAAGACGACGATTCGTTGCCGCGCATTCCCCGGAGCAGCGAGGACGACTACAGCGAAGCCATCATCAAGGAGCGCCAACACTTTGCTGAGGACTTTACCGGAAAGGCGCTGGAGCATGTAAAGCACTACTCGTACGATCCGCACAGCACGAAGGGAAACATAGAGAACTTCGTTGGCAGCGCCCAAATTCCACTGGGCTTAGCCGGTCCCCTCACCGTGAACGGCGAGCACGCGCAGGGCGACTTCCTCATTCCGCTGGCCACTTCAGAAGGCACGTTGGTGGCCTCTTACAACCGCGGCATCAAACTGTGCAACCTCAGCGGCGGCATCAAAGCCACGGTGGTGGCCGATTGCATGCAGCGCGCCCCGGTGTTTGTCTTCAACGACGCCCGCGAAACCCGCGACTTCGTGCAGTGGGTACGCGCCCACATGGATACCATCCGCGAGGAGGCCGAGGCCACCTCCAGCGTGGCGAAGCTGCTCTACATCGACGAGTTTCAGTCGAACCGCTTTGCCTACCTTCGCTTCAACTATGAAACCGGCGACGCGGCCGGGCAAAATATGGTGGGCCGGGCCACGTTTGCCGCCTGCGGCTGGATCATCGATGCCTACCCGAAGCCCATCCAGCATTTCTACCTCGAATCAAACTTCGCGACCGACAAGAAAGCCTCGCAGGTCAACGTGATGCGCACCCGCGGCAAGCGCGTAACCGCCGAGGCCGTCATCGACCGCGACGTGCTCATCCAAACCATGCGTGTGGAGCCCGAGAGCCTGCACTACCACTGCAACGTGGCCACCGTAGGCGCTTTTCTGTCGGGCGCTCACAACAACGGCGCCCACTCGCCCAACGCCATCACGGCAATGTTCATTGCCACCGGGCAGGACGTGGCCAACGTATCGGAGTCGTCGGCCGGCGTGCTTTACTCTGAACTCACCGACGACGGCGACCTGTACGTCTCGCTCACCATTCCGTCGCTCATCGTGGCCACGTATGGCGGCGGCACCGGGCTCGCCACGCAACGCGAGTGCCTGGAGCTGATGGGGTGCTACGGCAAGAACAAGGTGAAGAAGTTTGCCGAGATTGTAGCCAGCGTGGCGCTGGCCGGCGAGCTCTCGCTCGGGTCAGCCATCTCGTCGTCGGACTGGGTCTCCAGCCACGAATCGTACGGCCGCAACCGGTAG
- a CDS encoding OstA-like protein → MMRSLLFAFFWCCAAVPVAAQPATTDTSRVFVQADSLVSGTRAGQRIQELFRNVRVRQDSTIVTSRHALRYLSERVIRFDENVVIYERGDTLRADTVRYNQQTEVGYARGNVHLTDGAVDVYAPRAIYYTNAKRAVFPDSVTLVDSTRTLRSSSGVYFSEEERAAFDGHVTSRDPQTYLRADSLVYDRTGNRSTAWGNVFIRRTGDNAPSADSTADLTYLWGRYAYNDEPKNFSRVRGNALLVRVRRDSTGAPTDTLAVAAHRLVATRTDTLRRLVAVDSVRIWQPKLAATADSVVYDRIPAPDSTQPPDEETRLFQTPNVWFRNAQVHGDSIRVVARNRSLDTVFVRRKAFAGQRDTTLSKIQQLQGQTITARFANDSLRQIVARPTAEAIRYMAAADGTLQGAAKVSGDRIVLRFRTGTLQRASVIGGTQSRYYKPALIPEPFRLSNYRWTPEARPTRGALLRRFRERPLPAPPDTTRTPADTAQTAPQALTAAP, encoded by the coding sequence ATGATGCGTAGCCTGCTATTTGCTTTCTTTTGGTGCTGCGCAGCGGTCCCCGTAGCGGCCCAACCCGCGACCACCGACACCTCGCGCGTGTTTGTGCAGGCGGACTCGCTGGTCTCTGGCACGCGCGCCGGGCAACGCATCCAGGAGCTCTTTCGGAACGTACGCGTGCGCCAAGACAGCACGATCGTAACGTCGCGGCATGCCCTTCGCTACCTGTCCGAGCGCGTGATTCGCTTCGATGAGAACGTGGTGATTTACGAACGCGGCGACACGCTGCGCGCCGACACGGTGCGCTACAATCAACAAACCGAAGTGGGCTATGCGCGCGGCAACGTGCACCTTACCGACGGCGCCGTAGACGTCTACGCGCCGCGCGCCATCTACTACACCAACGCAAAGCGCGCCGTCTTCCCCGATTCGGTCACCTTGGTGGATAGCACCCGCACCCTGCGCAGCAGCAGCGGCGTGTACTTCTCGGAAGAGGAGCGGGCCGCGTTTGATGGCCACGTGACCTCCCGCGATCCGCAAACGTACCTGCGGGCCGATTCGCTGGTGTACGACCGTACGGGCAACCGCTCCACCGCCTGGGGCAACGTGTTCATCCGGCGCACCGGCGATAACGCGCCCTCGGCCGATTCCACGGCCGACCTGACCTACCTGTGGGGCCGCTACGCCTACAACGACGAGCCGAAGAATTTCAGCCGGGTGCGCGGCAACGCCTTGCTGGTGCGCGTGCGCCGCGACAGCACCGGCGCCCCCACCGATACGCTGGCCGTCGCGGCCCATCGCCTCGTGGCCACACGCACCGACACGCTCCGCCGCCTCGTTGCCGTCGACTCGGTGCGCATCTGGCAGCCCAAGCTGGCCGCCACGGCCGACTCCGTGGTGTACGACCGCATCCCCGCCCCCGATTCCACCCAGCCGCCCGATGAAGAAACGCGTCTGTTCCAGACGCCCAACGTGTGGTTCCGGAATGCGCAGGTGCACGGCGACAGCATTCGCGTGGTGGCCCGCAACCGTTCGCTCGACACCGTGTTTGTGCGGCGCAAGGCGTTTGCTGGCCAGCGCGATACGACGCTCAGCAAGATACAGCAATTGCAGGGACAAACCATCACCGCTCGCTTTGCCAACGACTCGCTCCGCCAAATTGTGGCGCGCCCAACGGCCGAGGCCATCCGCTACATGGCGGCCGCCGATGGCACGCTGCAGGGCGCAGCGAAGGTGTCGGGCGACCGCATCGTTTTGCGCTTTCGCACGGGCACCTTGCAACGGGCGAGCGTCATTGGCGGCACCCAGAGCCGCTACTACAAGCCGGCACTTATCCCCGAGCCGTTTCGGCTAAGCAACTACCGCTGGACGCCCGAGGCGCGCCCCACGCGTGGGGCGCTGTTGCGTCGCTTCCGCGAGCGCCCCCTGCCTGCCCCGCCCGATACCACGCGCACGCCCGCCGACACGGCGCAGACTGCTCCCCAGGCCTTAACCGCTGCCCCATGA
- a CDS encoding heavy-metal-associated domain-containing protein yields MKEETLIIEGMHCDHCVSAVRDALENVKGLTVQTVNVGSAKVQYDPSAVSGDALAQIISDAGYTLTDRTPAAA; encoded by the coding sequence ATGAAGGAAGAAACGCTAATCATTGAAGGCATGCATTGCGACCACTGCGTGAGCGCAGTGCGCGATGCCCTCGAAAACGTCAAAGGGCTGACGGTACAGACCGTAAACGTTGGCTCGGCCAAGGTGCAGTACGATCCATCGGCAGTATCGGGCGATGCGCTTGCCCAGATCATAAGCGACGCCGGCTACACCCTCACCGACCGTACCCCAGCGGCTGCTTAG
- the lptC gene encoding LPS export ABC transporter periplasmic protein LptC, translating to MSYDVSLLLETGDRPRARIRAARMAQYEFEDSTYAVFTAPDTQRVRTTVFNTRGDSSAVIHADSIRYYSEDKRAEAFGAVVVRTVDNKRLYTEHLTWQQEDRQIRTRRFVRIVTPTERVQGNGLVADETLDSYRLGRFSAAVDVEDDA from the coding sequence GTGAGCTACGACGTGTCGCTCCTCCTCGAAACCGGCGACCGTCCGCGCGCTCGTATTCGCGCCGCCCGCATGGCCCAGTACGAATTTGAAGACAGCACCTACGCCGTCTTCACCGCCCCCGACACGCAGCGCGTACGCACCACGGTGTTCAACACGCGCGGCGATTCGTCGGCCGTCATCCACGCCGACAGCATTCGCTACTACAGCGAGGACAAGCGCGCGGAGGCCTTTGGCGCGGTGGTGGTGCGCACGGTAGACAACAAGCGCTTGTACACCGAGCACCTCACGTGGCAACAGGAAGACCGTCAGATACGAACGCGCCGCTTCGTCCGTATTGTGACGCCCACCGAGCGCGTGCAGGGCAACGGGCTGGTGGCCGATGAAACGCTCGATTCGTACCGCCTGGGTCGCTTTTCTGCCGCCGTTGACGTGGAGGATGATGCGTAG
- a CDS encoding DUF411 domain-containing protein gives MSTFPTSATYVKVFGIGLVLAALGLGGYTWWQQATAAEAPADAPTITVYKSPTCTCCGKWVDYLKANDWPVEVKTRPNVQPTKQRLGVPRGLRSCHTATVGNYVLEGHVPAPEIKKLLAEKPNVRGLTVPGMPVGSPGMEGPNPDPYNVVAFLPDGRSYIFTKHQP, from the coding sequence ATGTCTACGTTTCCAACATCCGCTACGTACGTAAAAGTCTTTGGCATTGGGCTGGTCTTGGCCGCCCTGGGCTTGGGCGGCTACACCTGGTGGCAGCAAGCCACTGCAGCCGAGGCCCCCGCCGACGCGCCCACGATAACCGTGTACAAAAGCCCCACCTGCACGTGCTGCGGCAAATGGGTGGACTACCTGAAGGCCAACGACTGGCCGGTTGAGGTGAAGACGCGCCCGAATGTGCAGCCGACCAAGCAGCGCCTGGGCGTGCCCCGCGGGCTGCGCTCGTGCCACACCGCCACGGTGGGCAATTACGTGCTGGAAGGACACGTGCCCGCCCCCGAAATCAAGAAACTGCTGGCCGAGAAGCCCAACGTGCGCGGCCTTACCGTGCCGGGGATGCCCGTCGGTTCGCCGGGCATGGAAGGGCCCAACCCGGACCCGTACAACGTGGTCGCGTTTCTGCCGGACGGCCGCTCGTACATCTTTACCAAGCACCAGCCGTGA